DNA sequence from the Glycine soja cultivar W05 chromosome 18, ASM419377v2, whole genome shotgun sequence genome:
AATGGGGCGAATATTTACTTTTTGAATATTTActcttttatattatcaatcaaaTTCAGATGCAATCGATTCCTAAGATCAGATCGGCGATTGTGAAAAAAGAATAGGAAATGGAAGGTGGGAAGAAATAACCAAATACAATTATAGAAATGGAAGATGGGAGGAAATAAAGAAGTGATAGATTATGTGGAAATGAGTAGAGGCATGTAATAGGGGGAATGGAAGGTCTAGTGGGAATTAAGAGTATTTCCGCAGAAGAATACTGGCAAGAAGGTAGCACATGACAAGCATAGAAGGGTAATTTAGAGTCTCTAATAAGCAAcactgaaatttgaatatatctTAAGATAACTAGTTACAATTGATTAGCTtactttttctataaaaaaataaccagtatatatatatatatatatatatatatatatatatatatatatatatgttaaaattaaatgttgaatcATGAATGaatgtatataattataaattttataataatttctctCAGAAAAACTTTTAGAATAATAAGTATATGTAAAAGTCaacaattttaatatgattagaTAATGTTGtcagtaacattttttttataaatattgtcAGTAATGTTAGATAAATGACGCCACTTTTATCCAAAGGAGTTTTAGatttcaaaagaataaattttttaatttaatctttaaatatattaaaaataaataataatgttacGACGAAGggtaaaaatttgaattccttCTTAAAGGGTGAAAGTGTAAAACGTTcaaaaattaatgtttgaaaattttaaatttaatttttaaatctgtACAATGTACGATAAGTTAATCTTATTAATAGTTACAATAAattgatttataaattttttaatttaatatcaaattattcttttaaaaaaaatgatttattatcaaattaattcttaaactttataattcaataacaaaataattttataaattttttatacatttaaataataaatttatatttttttaatcaaattattacTGAAATCTAACTCAACACTTTGGAAGccaaatttaactatttatcaAGAAGAAATAGTAGTACATCCCTACATTtaagttaagaaaaaagaaaatccactcttaaaaaaaaaaaaagaaaaatgatgaaggAATGAGTCAAGACAGTGAGTGCCCAGGTTGTGAGAGCGTGTGGGTCCCGTTGACTCATCTCAACGACTTCGACTGAGTCTTCTTCTTCTATATCATCTTCCCTACCAAAGTTCCACCAATTCATTCATCTCTCACAATTATGCCTTCTactctcttctctctcctcctcctcttcctcctcctcccctTCTCCACCCTCTCCCACCTCTTCTATCCCCCCGACGATTACCTCATCAACTGCGGCTCCTCCGCCGCCTCCACCCTCGTCGACCACCGCCACTTCTCCGGTGACCTCTCCgcccaccaccaccaccgctCCCCCTTCTCCCCGCCCCCCCACGCCCTTTCGCTCCAAAACAACAACCCCCTCCCCAATTCCCCCCCAATCTACCACACCGCTAGGGTTTTCACAAGCCCCGCCAGATACACCTTCCCCGTCTCCGACAAAGGCACCCACATCGTGCGCCTCCACTTCCACCCCTTCACCACCCCAAATCTCGATCTGGGTCTCGCCCAATTTCACGTCTTGCTCAACGCCCACGTCGCTCTCAGCAACTTCACTCGCTTGCTAAGCGACGCCACAAACCCTAGCATCGTCGAGTATCTCATCTGGGTCGACGCGGAGAAGCTCGAAATCGTGTTTGTTCCGAACAAAGACTCCAGATTGGCGTTCGTCAACGCCATTGAGGTGATTTCCGCGCCCAAGGACCTTGTCCCCGACACCGCACAGTATTTGAGTTCATCGAAATTAGAGAAATTTGAGGGTTTGAACAAACAGGCTCTTGAAGTTGTTTACAGGGTCACTGTTGGGGGTGTTAAAGTTACCCCTTTTAATGATTCCTTGTGGAGAACTTGGGTTCCTGATGATGGGTTTTTCAGACCAAGTGTTGGGTCGGAAAAGCTTTACTTTGGTGGGAGAATCAATTACCATGTTGGAGGGGCTAGTCGTGAGGTTGGGCCTGATAATGTGTATAATAGTGCTAGGTTGATTAGGAGTAAGAATGATTCTGTTCCTAACGTTAATATGACTTGGGTGTTTCCGGTTGTTGGAGGGTATAAGTACTTGGTTCGGTTGCATTTCTGTGATATTGCTAGCATTTCGGTTGGTTTGCTTTACTTCAATGTTTATGTCAATGGAAATTTGGCTTATGAAGATTTGGATCTCTCATACGTTACGAATTCGCTGGCTTCGCCGTTCTATGCGGACTTTGTGGTTGATGGAGGAGATGGGGCCTTGAGTGTTGGTGTAGGTCCTTCGAAGAGCAGCATGCCGCATGTCATCGATGGGATATTGAATGCGGTTGAGGTTATGAAGTTGAACAATTCTCGCAGTAGTCTTGATGGAGAGGTTTGTGCTGATTTAGTTATGAAGAGCTGGTCGACGAGGAATAATACAGGTATGCTGTTTACTTTGGTGGCTGCTGTTTGCATTGTGTTGAGCTTGTCCATAGTGATTCGTAGGAGGTTGATTGGGTCGAGGGAATCTGTGTCTTGGTCAAGGTTGCCTGTGAATTTGTCGGATGATAGTGTTAAGAATTAAGATTGGTGATATATagttatatcaaaatataagaaaaaaagattggCAATGTTTAGTCAGCAAGTGAATAAGTTGTGTGTAAAAATATCAGCAAATCTAGCCATCTAATGTTGTGGCTCTCATGAGAAAAGAGAAGCATGAAGGAACATGCTGCAGATCAAGCTAGAAAAGGAAGACATTCTGGAAGCCCGACTAATACCAATGCTTTAGGGATTGTTGTATTATATCTAAGTTTCCTTACTTGTTTatatcataatattaattaaggCATTCCTTTTGCCTCCAGACTTTGTTTTCTTATCATTGTTAATTTTGCTCTGCTTTTGTAATGCTGTAGCTTTCATCATTGTTATTGCTCGAACTTTTGGAAATACGCATGTAACTTCTATATTGAGTGGTTATATGAAAATATACTGATGCCCCAAATTATCTGTTTTGGTTTATGCTTGGACcgagtttgtttaaattaatcATGGAGCAAATTTCTAATTCCATGAGCTTGTTGAAACTGAAGAATGAAGGGAAAGCTTTCTTTTGCtcattttatacaattttttagtaTTTGCATAGAAAATTGCTCTTGTAGTTCATTTGGTTAATGGATTACCTATTATCTCTAATGATTCACAAGCCCTTGgcttgaataatttttatgttactcCTCTTCATAGGTGGTAATGGCTTTTGAGATTTTATAATGTATGAACCATCATCCCAAGTCTCGCTGGATATTAGAAAATATTCATTAGCATTTACTAACTTTTCAAGAGAAGTTCTGACATGCTCCTTGAACGAGTCTATCTTCCTCCTGGGCCATGTCATaagttcttatttattttttttcgcaACACTTGTTTTCTGTAAGTTGTTTAATATTTAGCTCCTTTGCCTTTTATAGCATTTTCCATCCAAGGTGATTGTTTTTGAAGTTTTAGAGGAGTTTTGCGAGTCCTGAGCTCTTTTCTGAAGGACTTTTGACTTTTAAACCCTTTTGAATAGGCTCTTCATCTTCTAGCTCAAATACCCTATCCTTCATGTTGAAAGTTTTTAAGAATCAATACATGTGAAATGCATGGGTCATACTCAGAAATATCTTACTTTTAAGCATGTTCAGAAGCTTAtaatttactaagttttttttagttcttctaTCTGTTATCTACACTTTTCTAAACTAGTCCTTTAGCTCGATAATGTTGTCCTGCAACTTAAATGATTAAGTGTTGTAGCATAGTAGGTATCAAATGGACCCTAGGAGTAGATTTGTGAGAACAATATTCatattatgaattaattttttattatttttcaaattataagagaaatttataatacaacgacaacaacaacgccttatcccactaggtggggtcggctacatggatcaacttccgtcataatgttctatcaagtaccatacttctatccaaatcattaagttcgagatcctttttgataacctctcttatagtttttttgggtcttcctctgtctcgaattgtttgccttctctccatctggtctactctcctcactacagagtctaccggttttctctctacatgcccaaaccacctaagtctattttccaccatcttttctacaataggcgctacttcaaccctctctctaatagcttcgtttttaattttatcctgtcgagtcttaccacacatccaccgcaacatcttCATCTCCGCTACatctactttattctcatgttggcccttgaccgcccaacattctgttccgtacaaaatcgccagTCTTACCGCaatccgataaaactttccctttagcttgatcggtacctttgcatcacataacacccccgatgcttttctccatttcatccatcctgcttgaatgcgatgattcacatccccttcaatttctccatcatcatgtattacagacccaagatatttaaaccgtgtgacttgagggataatatggtctcctattttcacctttgagttagaaacccttcttcttttgttgaacttacattctatatactccgatttgcttctgcttaggcgaaaaccatgtgtttctagagctcgtttccaagtttccaacctctcattcaactcctccctcgactctccaaggaggactatgtcatctgcaaaaagcatgcatctcggcgctatctcttggatttgttccgtgaggacatccagaattaaggtaaaaaggtagggactaagggttgacccttgatgcaaaccaattgtgatgggaaaatcgtctgactctccaccctgtgtcctaacactagtcgatatcctatcatacatatcttggatagctcgaatatatgcaaccctaacccttttcttctctagagctttccacaaaatctctctaggcactctatcatacgctttctccaagtcaataaaaatcaagtgcaagtcttgttggtccatgcgatattgctccatcacccgccgtaataaatagatcgcttccatggtcgacctttccggcatgaaaccaaattgattctcagtaacttgagtctcctttcttaatctccgatcgatcactctttcccataatttcatggtatgactcatgagcttgattcccctataatttgcacaattttatagattggcactaacgtgtttctcctccattcctccggcatgcgttttgacctcataatttcattaaagagtttggtgagtcactcaagacctctatcgccaagagttttccacacttcaataggtatgttgtctggccccaccgccttatcGTTACTCAtccttttcaacgcttcctttacttcctgtttctgaatccgacgatagtacttatagttccggtcctcttctcttgtgtctagactgctagagtcatatccatatccatcattaaataagttgtggaaatacgtcttccacctttccttgatatctttttcatgcactaagactttgccttcttcatccttaacacactttacttgatccaaatctctagtcttccactctctacccttagcaagcctatatatagatctttctccgtccctggttcctagagcttggtatagtccgtcaaaagcttgggctcttgcctcactcaccgcctttttggtttcatttctagttatcttatacttatcccaagtttcagaatttctacacctagaccactccttgaaacactccttttttactctaactttgctctgaacactttcattccaccaccacgattctttacccctaggtccaaaacctctagattcacccaacgtctctttagccactttaataatctcttgggacatcttgttccacatatcatttgcacttccttgtgattgtccacaccatccctcccatatcttttgttggaagattccttgtttctcacccttcaagtgccaccatttgatccttggtgctaccataggacttcttctctttgccctatctctaattcttacatccatgaccaaaactctatgttgggtagtcaagctctctcccgggataactttacagttcgagcaatacttcctatcagacttcttgataaggaagaaatctatctgagaacatgtccct
Encoded proteins:
- the LOC114396039 gene encoding probable receptor-like protein kinase At5g24010, which translates into the protein MPSTLFSLLLLFLLLPFSTLSHLFYPPDDYLINCGSSAASTLVDHRHFSGDLSAHHHHRSPFSPPPHALSLQNNNPLPNSPPIYHTARVFTSPARYTFPVSDKGTHIVRLHFHPFTTPNLDLGLAQFHVLLNAHVALSNFTRLLSDATNPSIVEYLIWVDAEKLEIVFVPNKDSRLAFVNAIEVISAPKDLVPDTAQYLSSSKLEKFEGLNKQALEVVYRVTVGGVKVTPFNDSLWRTWVPDDGFFRPSVGSEKLYFGGRINYHVGGASREVGPDNVYNSARLIRSKNDSVPNVNMTWVFPVVGGYKYLVRLHFCDIASISVGLLYFNVYVNGNLAYEDLDLSYVTNSLASPFYADFVVDGGDGALSVGVGPSKSSMPHVIDGILNAVEVMKLNNSRSSLDGEVCADLVMKSWSTRNNTGMLFTLVAAVCIVLSLSIVIRRRLIGSRESVSWSRLPVNLSDDSVKN